The Streptomyces cynarae genome contains a region encoding:
- a CDS encoding endonuclease VII domain-containing protein, with the protein MAGEPFAKRCTGCKRDLPLTAFARDRNRSDGLQVRCRECVAEYSAAHYRRRREAMGKSVREKVDVPPGHKLCRMCGEAKPHSEWHRNATASDGLSTRCKACRAARGRQDHLKRQYGITEAERDELIASQAGVCCICLSAPAAHVDHCHETGRVRGVLCFSCNAALGQFKDRPDVIRRAATYVEGNAWKPILVAPGVYQLPS; encoded by the coding sequence GTGGCTGGAGAGCCGTTCGCGAAGCGATGTACGGGCTGCAAGAGGGATCTGCCCCTCACCGCCTTCGCGCGAGACAGGAATCGGAGCGACGGTCTTCAGGTGCGGTGCCGGGAGTGCGTTGCGGAGTACAGCGCCGCCCACTACCGGCGCCGCCGGGAGGCAATGGGCAAGTCGGTGCGCGAGAAGGTGGACGTTCCGCCAGGGCACAAGCTCTGCCGGATGTGTGGGGAGGCCAAGCCACACAGTGAGTGGCATCGCAACGCGACTGCGTCCGACGGGCTGTCCACGCGCTGCAAGGCGTGCAGGGCAGCCCGTGGGCGGCAAGACCACCTGAAGCGCCAGTACGGCATCACCGAAGCCGAACGTGACGAGTTGATCGCCTCCCAGGCAGGCGTCTGTTGCATATGTCTATCCGCCCCGGCAGCGCATGTGGATCACTGCCACGAGACGGGTAGGGTCCGTGGCGTACTGTGCTTCAGCTGCAATGCCGCACTGGGGCAGTTCAAGGATCGGCCCGACGTCATAAGGCGGGCTGCGACATACGTGGAAGGAAACGCGTGGAAGCCAATCCTCGTAGCACCGGGCGTCTACCAGCTGCCTTCCTGA
- a CDS encoding response regulator: MAIRVLLVDDQPLLRTGFRMILEAEQDLAVVGEAGDGLQALDQVRALQPDVVLMDIRMPRMDGVEATRQITGPGRDGPAKVLVLTTFDLDEYVVEALRAGASGFLLKDAPANELVQAIRVVAAGEAMLAPSITRRLLDKYATHLPSGDEPVPDTLHTLTEREVEVLKLVARGLSNAEIAADLFVSETTVKTHVGHVLTKLGLRDRVQAAVYAYESGLVRPGAQ, encoded by the coding sequence GTGGCCATCCGCGTCCTACTGGTCGACGACCAGCCGCTGCTGCGTACGGGCTTTCGGATGATTCTGGAGGCCGAGCAGGATCTCGCGGTCGTCGGTGAGGCCGGAGACGGCCTGCAGGCGCTCGACCAGGTGCGTGCCCTGCAGCCCGATGTGGTTCTGATGGACATCCGCATGCCCCGTATGGACGGCGTGGAGGCGACCCGGCAGATCACCGGGCCGGGGCGGGACGGCCCGGCGAAGGTGCTGGTGCTGACGACGTTCGATCTGGACGAGTACGTGGTGGAGGCTCTGCGCGCTGGTGCGAGCGGGTTCCTGCTCAAGGACGCGCCCGCCAACGAGCTGGTGCAGGCGATCCGGGTCGTCGCGGCGGGTGAGGCGATGCTCGCGCCGAGCATCACAAGGCGGCTGCTCGACAAGTACGCCACGCATCTGCCGTCCGGGGACGAGCCGGTGCCGGACACCCTGCACACCCTCACCGAGCGGGAGGTGGAGGTGCTGAAGCTGGTGGCGCGCGGGCTGTCCAACGCGGAGATCGCCGCCGATCTGTTCGTCAGCGAGACCACGGTGAAGACGCACGTCGGCCATGTCCTGACGAAGCTGGGGCTGCGGGACCGGGTTCAGGCGGCGGTGTACGCGTACGAGAGCGGGCTGGTGCGTCCCGGCGCCCAGTAG
- the arc gene encoding proteasome ATPase produces MAAHDDDMNRGIRPGRGSDDPAGQIAYLEQEIAVLRRKLADSPRHTRILEERIVELQTNLAGVSAQNERLANTLREARDQIVALKEEVDRLAQPPAGFGVFLQANEDGTADIFTGGRKLRVNVSPSVDLDELRRGQELMLNEALNVVEAMEFERVGDIVTLKEVLEDGERALVLGHTDEERVVRLAEPLLDVTIRPGDALLLEPRSGYVYEVVPKSEVEELVLEEVPDIGYEAIGGLAGQIEAIRDAVELPYLYPDLFKEHELRPPKGVLLYGPPGCGKTLIAKAVANSLAKKVAEVTGQAAGKSFFLNIKGPELLNKYVGETERQIRLVFQRAREKASEGTPVIVFFDEMESLFRTRGSGVSSDVENTIVPQLLAEIDGVEGLQNVVVIGASNREDMIDPAILRPGRLDVKIKIERPDAEAAKDIFGKYLTENLPLHADDVSEHGGDKGATVQAMIQTAVEQMYAESDENRFLEVTYANGDKEVLYFKDFNSGAMIENIVGRAKKMAIKDFLEHNQKGLRVSHLLQACVDEFKENEDLPNTTNPDDWARISGKKGERIVYIRTLITGKQGADTGRSIDTVANTGQYL; encoded by the coding sequence GTGGCAGCCCACGACGACGACATGAACCGCGGCATCCGCCCGGGACGAGGGTCCGACGACCCTGCCGGGCAGATCGCCTACCTTGAGCAGGAGATCGCCGTCCTGCGACGCAAGCTCGCCGACTCTCCGCGACACACGAGAATTCTCGAAGAGCGGATCGTCGAGCTGCAGACCAACCTGGCCGGCGTGTCCGCGCAGAACGAGCGACTCGCCAACACGCTCCGTGAGGCCCGCGACCAGATCGTGGCCCTCAAGGAAGAAGTCGACCGGCTCGCACAGCCACCGGCCGGCTTCGGTGTCTTCCTGCAGGCGAACGAGGACGGCACCGCCGACATCTTCACCGGAGGCCGCAAACTCCGCGTGAACGTCAGCCCCAGCGTGGACCTCGACGAGCTCCGCCGCGGCCAGGAACTGATGCTCAACGAAGCGCTCAACGTGGTCGAAGCCATGGAGTTCGAGCGCGTCGGGGACATCGTCACCCTCAAGGAAGTCCTCGAGGACGGCGAGCGCGCCCTGGTGCTCGGGCACACCGACGAGGAACGGGTGGTACGGCTCGCCGAGCCGCTGCTGGACGTCACCATCCGCCCCGGCGACGCCCTCCTGCTCGAACCCCGCTCCGGCTACGTCTACGAGGTCGTCCCCAAGAGCGAGGTCGAAGAACTCGTCCTCGAAGAGGTACCCGACATCGGCTACGAGGCGATCGGCGGCCTCGCCGGCCAGATCGAAGCCATCCGCGACGCGGTCGAGCTCCCGTACCTCTACCCCGACCTCTTCAAGGAGCACGAGCTGCGCCCGCCCAAGGGAGTCCTCCTCTACGGACCCCCCGGATGCGGCAAGACCCTCATCGCCAAGGCCGTGGCGAACTCCCTCGCCAAAAAGGTCGCCGAAGTGACCGGCCAGGCCGCCGGCAAGAGCTTCTTCCTCAACATCAAGGGCCCCGAGCTCCTGAACAAGTACGTCGGCGAAACCGAACGTCAGATCCGCCTCGTCTTCCAGCGAGCCCGCGAAAAGGCCAGCGAGGGCACCCCCGTCATCGTCTTCTTCGACGAGATGGAATCCCTCTTCCGCACCCGCGGCTCCGGCGTCAGCTCGGACGTGGAGAACACCATCGTCCCCCAGCTCCTCGCCGAGATCGACGGTGTGGAAGGCCTGCAGAACGTCGTGGTCATCGGCGCCTCCAACCGCGAGGACATGATCGACCCCGCCATCCTGCGCCCCGGCCGTCTCGATGTGAAGATCAAGATCGAACGTCCGGACGCCGAAGCCGCCAAGGACATCTTCGGGAAGTACCTCACCGAAAACCTCCCCCTGCACGCCGACGACGTCAGCGAACACGGAGGCGACAAGGGCGCCACTGTCCAGGCCATGATCCAGACCGCCGTGGAACAGATGTACGCCGAGTCCGACGAGAACCGCTTCCTGGAAGTCACCTACGCCAACGGCGACAAGGAAGTCCTCTACTTCAAGGACTTCAACTCCGGCGCCATGATCGAAAACATCGTCGGCCGCGCCAAGAAGATGGCAATCAAGGACTTCCTCGAACACAACCAGAAAGGCCTCCGCGTCTCCCACCTCCTCCAGGCGTGCGTGGACGAGTTCAAGGAGAACGAGGACCTGCCCAACACCACCAACCCCGACGACTGGGCCCGAATCTCCGGAAAGAAGGGCGAACGGATCGTCTACATCCGCACCCTCATCACCGGAAAGCAAGGCGCAGACACCGGACGCTCCATCGACACAGTGGCAAACACCGGTCAGTACCTGTAA
- a CDS encoding RecB family exonuclease, which produces MESSTDGAAVPSAVAAAPPVSLSPSRAGDFMQCPLLYRFRVIDKLPEKPSEAATRGTLVHAVLERLFDAPAAERTAPRAKALLPGQWDRLRESRPEVVELFADDPDGERLARWLGEAERLIERWFSLEDPTRLEPAERELFVEAELESGLRLRGIIDRVDVAPTGEVRIVDYKTGKAPRPEYAEGALFQMKFYALVVWRLKKIVPRRLQLVYLGSGDVLTYDPVLADLERVERKLLALWEAIRVATETGDWRPRRSKLCGWCDHQAVCPEFGGTPPPYPLPVRPAAGVPAAVQPLPAQRVGGAADPEVSTSVRVPESGGDTQGRMGPD; this is translated from the coding sequence ATGGAATCCAGCACCGACGGCGCCGCCGTGCCGTCCGCCGTGGCCGCCGCGCCCCCGGTTTCGTTGTCGCCGTCGCGCGCCGGCGATTTCATGCAGTGCCCGCTGTTGTACCGGTTCCGGGTGATCGACAAGCTGCCCGAGAAGCCGAGTGAGGCGGCTACGAGAGGCACGCTGGTGCACGCGGTGCTAGAGCGGTTGTTCGACGCGCCCGCCGCCGAGCGGACCGCGCCGCGCGCCAAGGCGCTGCTGCCCGGTCAGTGGGACCGGCTGCGGGAGAGCAGGCCGGAGGTCGTGGAGCTGTTCGCGGACGATCCGGACGGTGAGCGGCTGGCGCGCTGGCTGGGTGAGGCGGAGCGGCTGATCGAGCGCTGGTTCTCGCTCGAGGATCCGACGCGTCTGGAGCCCGCCGAGCGTGAGCTGTTCGTGGAGGCGGAGCTGGAGTCGGGGCTGAGGCTGCGCGGGATCATCGACCGCGTCGACGTGGCGCCGACGGGTGAGGTGCGGATCGTCGACTACAAGACGGGCAAGGCGCCCCGGCCCGAGTACGCGGAGGGCGCGCTGTTCCAGATGAAGTTCTACGCCCTGGTGGTGTGGCGGCTGAAGAAGATCGTCCCGCGGCGCCTTCAGCTCGTGTACCTGGGCAGTGGGGACGTGCTGACGTATGACCCGGTCCTTGCCGACCTGGAGCGTGTGGAGCGCAAGCTGCTCGCGCTGTGGGAGGCGATCCGGGTGGCGACGGAGACGGGCGACTGGCGGCCGCGCCGCAGCAAGCTGTGCGGCTGGTGCGACCACCAGGCGGTGTGCCCGGAGTTCGGTGGCACTCCCCCGCCGTATCCGCTGCCCGTCCGCCCGGCCGCGGGTGTCCCGGCGGCGGTGCAGCCGCTGCCGGCCCAGCGGGTGGGCGGCGCTGCGGACCCGGAGGTGTCCACGTCGGTCAGGGTGCCCGAATCGGGCGGTGACACGCAGGGCAGAATGGGGCCGGACTAG
- a CDS encoding ferredoxin has translation MTVQQEAGVGGEELEVWIDQDLCTGDGICAQYAPEVFELDIDGLAYVKGPDEELLQVRGAATRVPLPLVGDVVDSARECPGECIHVRRVSDRVEVYGPDAA, from the coding sequence ATGACCGTGCAGCAGGAGGCCGGTGTCGGCGGCGAGGAGCTGGAGGTCTGGATCGACCAGGACCTGTGTACCGGTGACGGCATCTGTGCCCAGTACGCGCCGGAGGTCTTCGAGCTGGACATCGACGGTCTGGCTTATGTGAAGGGGCCGGACGAGGAGCTTCTGCAGGTCAGGGGTGCTGCGACGCGAGTGCCGTTGCCGCTGGTGGGGGACGTGGTGGATTCGGCGAGGGAGTGTCCTGGCGAGTGCATCCATGTGCGTCGGGTTTCGGACAGGGTGGAGGTGTACGGCCCGGACGCTGCGTGA
- a CDS encoding tRNA (adenine-N1)-methyltransferase: MSEPTGAARRRGPFKVGDQVQLTDPKGRHYTFTLEAGKNFHTHKGSFPHDELIGAPEGSVVRTTGNVAYLALRPLLPDYVLSMPRGAAVVYPKDAGQILAFADIFPGARVVEAGVGSGSLSTFLLRAIGDQGMLHSYERRADFAEIAQANVERYFGGPHPAWQLTVGDLQDNLSDTDVDRVILDMLAPWECLEAVSKALVPGGIVCCYVATTTQLARTVESIREIGCFNEPTAWETMIRNWHIEGLAVRPDHRMIGHTGFLLTARRLADGVEPPMRRRRPAKGAYGEDYTGPNADGGTGR; encoded by the coding sequence ATGTCCGAACCGACCGGTGCCGCCCGCCGTCGCGGGCCCTTCAAGGTCGGGGACCAGGTACAGCTGACCGACCCCAAGGGCCGCCACTACACGTTCACACTCGAAGCGGGAAAGAACTTCCACACCCACAAGGGCTCCTTCCCGCACGACGAACTGATCGGCGCACCCGAGGGCAGCGTTGTCCGCACCACCGGGAACGTCGCCTACCTCGCGCTGCGCCCCCTGCTCCCCGACTACGTCCTGTCCATGCCCCGCGGGGCAGCCGTCGTCTACCCGAAGGACGCGGGACAGATCCTCGCCTTCGCCGACATCTTCCCCGGCGCCCGCGTCGTGGAGGCAGGCGTCGGCTCCGGCTCGCTCAGCACCTTCCTGCTGCGCGCCATCGGCGACCAGGGCATGCTGCACAGCTACGAGCGCCGCGCCGACTTCGCCGAGATCGCCCAGGCCAACGTGGAACGCTACTTCGGCGGCCCCCACCCCGCCTGGCAGCTCACCGTCGGCGACCTCCAGGACAACCTGTCCGACACCGACGTGGACCGCGTCATCCTCGACATGCTCGCCCCCTGGGAATGCCTCGAGGCCGTCTCCAAGGCACTCGTCCCCGGCGGCATCGTCTGCTGCTACGTCGCCACCACCACCCAGCTCGCCCGGACCGTCGAGTCCATCCGCGAAATCGGCTGCTTCAACGAGCCGACCGCCTGGGAAACCATGATCCGCAACTGGCACATCGAGGGCCTCGCCGTCCGCCCCGACCACCGCATGATCGGGCACACCGGTTTCCTCCTCACCGCCCGCCGCCTCGCCGACGGCGTCGAGCCGCCCATGCGCCGCCGACGCCCCGCCAAGGGCGCCTACGGCGAGGACTACACCGGTCCCAACGCCGACGGAGGCACCGGCCGCTGA
- a CDS encoding ubiquitin-like protein Pup, protein MATKDTGGGQQKATRSTEEIEEQEQEAQASGDLKERHEKLSDDVDSVLDEIDDVLEENAEDFVRSFVQKGGQ, encoded by the coding sequence ATGGCGACCAAGGACACCGGCGGCGGCCAGCAGAAGGCCACGCGCTCCACCGAGGAGATCGAGGAGCAGGAGCAGGAGGCTCAGGCTTCGGGGGATCTCAAGGAGCGGCACGAGAAGCTGAGCGACGACGTGGACTCCGTCCTCGACGAAATCGATGACGTACTCGAGGAGAACGCCGAGGATTTCGTGCGATCCTTCGTGCAAAAGGGCGGGCAGTGA
- a CDS encoding site-2 protease family protein, protein MDESGGSAQPRPGNNGAPHDTPREESPSPAEPPTEPAAPTTATPGPDDEHTPSTQGPTAPTTAPGTPGDEHPAPTGPPTPPPPGGEATTPAPTQPPATDDSNTPQSPANGAPDTPADNHPAPRPAPSHSDGPTTPQPHTDHRQSPPADSHPTPQNPHGHTTARTTAHTGAPGQGRPPQRPKDPGGGILMGRPFGVPVYVAPSWFLVAALITWVFGGQLDRVLPELGAARYLVSLFFAVAFYASVLVHELAHTVAALRFKLPVRRIQLQFFGGASEIEKEAETPGREFVLAFVGPLLSLALAGIFYLALQPVEPGTVPGVLLAGLMVSNLIVAAFNLLPGLPLDGGRMLRAIVWKITGRPMSGTIAAAWVGRALAIAVLIGLPLLTQSGALGSTAEDNVGMDTVTDALLAAILAAIIWTGAGNSLRMARLREHLPELRARTLTRRAVPVETDTPLSEALRRANAVGARALVVVDAHGRPLSLVREAAIVGVPEHRRPWVPVSGLAQELNDGMRVSAELAGEDLLDALRATPATEYLVVEDTGEIYGVLSAADVERAFVKAMARPTP, encoded by the coding sequence GTGGACGAGAGCGGCGGGAGCGCACAACCGCGCCCCGGCAACAACGGGGCGCCCCACGACACGCCCCGCGAGGAATCACCCAGTCCCGCAGAGCCCCCCACCGAGCCCGCGGCACCCACCACCGCGACCCCGGGGCCCGACGACGAGCACACACCGTCCACCCAGGGGCCCACCGCACCCACCACAGCCCCAGGCACGCCCGGCGACGAACACCCCGCCCCCACCGGACCGCCGACCCCGCCCCCACCCGGCGGCGAAGCCACGACACCGGCCCCCACCCAGCCGCCCGCCACCGACGACAGCAACACCCCGCAGTCCCCGGCGAACGGCGCCCCCGACACCCCGGCGGACAACCACCCCGCACCCCGGCCGGCACCCTCTCACTCCGACGGCCCAACCACCCCCCAGCCGCACACCGACCACCGCCAGTCACCCCCCGCCGACAGCCACCCCACCCCCCAGAACCCGCACGGCCACACGACCGCCCGCACCACCGCCCACACGGGCGCCCCCGGCCAAGGACGCCCCCCGCAGCGCCCCAAGGACCCCGGCGGCGGCATCCTCATGGGACGGCCCTTCGGCGTCCCCGTGTACGTCGCCCCCAGCTGGTTCCTCGTCGCCGCACTGATCACCTGGGTGTTCGGCGGACAGCTCGACCGCGTCCTCCCCGAACTCGGCGCCGCCCGCTACCTCGTCTCCCTCTTCTTCGCCGTCGCCTTCTACGCCTCCGTCCTCGTCCACGAACTGGCCCACACCGTCGCCGCCCTCCGCTTCAAACTCCCGGTGCGCCGCATCCAGCTCCAGTTCTTCGGCGGCGCCTCCGAGATCGAGAAAGAAGCCGAGACCCCCGGCCGCGAATTCGTCCTCGCCTTCGTCGGCCCACTCCTCTCCCTCGCCCTCGCCGGGATCTTCTACCTCGCCCTCCAGCCCGTCGAACCCGGCACCGTCCCCGGCGTCCTCCTCGCCGGCCTCATGGTCTCCAACCTCATCGTCGCCGCCTTCAACCTGCTCCCCGGCCTCCCCCTCGACGGCGGCCGCATGCTGCGCGCCATCGTCTGGAAGATCACCGGCCGCCCCATGAGCGGCACCATCGCCGCCGCCTGGGTCGGCCGCGCCCTCGCCATCGCCGTCCTCATCGGACTGCCCCTGCTCACCCAGTCCGGCGCCCTCGGCTCCACCGCCGAGGACAACGTCGGCATGGACACCGTCACCGACGCCCTGCTCGCCGCCATCCTCGCCGCGATCATCTGGACCGGCGCCGGAAACAGCCTGCGCATGGCCCGCCTGCGCGAGCACCTCCCCGAACTGCGCGCCCGCACCCTCACCCGCCGCGCCGTCCCCGTCGAGACCGACACCCCCCTCTCCGAGGCCCTGCGCCGCGCCAACGCCGTCGGTGCCCGCGCCCTCGTCGTCGTCGACGCCCACGGCCGGCCGCTCTCCCTCGTCCGCGAGGCCGCCATCGTCGGCGTACCCGAACACCGCCGCCCCTGGGTCCCCGTCAGCGGCCTCGCCCAGGAACTCAACGACGGCATGCGCGTCTCCGCCGAACTCGCCGGAGAAGACCTCCTCGACGCCCTGCGCGCCACCCCCGCCACCGAATACCTCGTCGTCGAGGACACCGGCGAGATCTACGGCGTCCTCTCCGCCGCCGACGTCGAACGCGCCTTCGTCAAGGCCATGGCCCGCCCCACGCCCTAG
- the dop gene encoding depupylase/deamidase Dop, producing the protein MTVRRVMGIETEYGISVPGHPNANAMLTSSQIVNAYAAAMHRARRARWDFEEENPLRDARGFDLAREAADASQLTDEDIGLANVILTNGARLYVDHAHPEYSAPEVTNPRDAVLWDKAGERIMAEAAERAAQLPGAQPIHLYKNNTDNKGASYGTHENYLMKRETPFSDIVRHLTPFFVSRQVVAGAGRVGIGQDGHEHGFQLSQRADYFEVEVGLETTLKRPIINTRDEPHADAEKYRRLHVIIGDANLSEISTYLKLGTTALVLSMIEDGFIAVDLAVDQPVRTLHQVSHDPTLKRLITLRSGRTLTAVQLQMEYYELSRKYVEERYGADADDQTKDVLSRWEDTLNRLEHDPMSLAGELDWVAKRELMEGYRRRDGLDWDAAKLHLLDLQYADVRPEKGLYNRLAARGRMKRLLDEAEVERARRKPPEDTRAYFRGRCLEQYADDVAAASWDSVIFDLPGRDSLQRVPTLEPLRGTRNHVKELLDRCRTAEDLVRVLSGG; encoded by the coding sequence ATGACCGTACGGCGAGTAATGGGCATCGAGACGGAGTACGGCATCTCCGTCCCCGGCCACCCCAACGCCAATGCCATGCTCACCTCATCCCAGATCGTCAACGCCTACGCCGCGGCGATGCACCGGGCCCGCCGGGCCCGCTGGGACTTCGAGGAAGAAAACCCGCTGCGGGACGCGCGAGGCTTCGACCTCGCACGCGAGGCCGCCGACGCCAGCCAGCTCACCGACGAGGACATCGGCCTCGCCAACGTCATCCTCACCAACGGCGCACGGCTCTACGTCGACCACGCACACCCCGAATACAGCGCCCCCGAGGTGACCAACCCCCGCGACGCCGTCCTCTGGGACAAAGCCGGCGAACGCATCATGGCAGAAGCCGCGGAACGAGCAGCCCAGCTCCCCGGCGCCCAACCCATCCACCTCTACAAGAACAACACCGACAACAAGGGCGCCAGCTACGGCACGCACGAGAACTACCTGATGAAGCGGGAAACCCCCTTCTCCGACATCGTGCGCCACCTCACCCCCTTCTTCGTCTCCCGCCAGGTCGTCGCCGGCGCCGGCCGCGTCGGCATCGGCCAGGACGGCCACGAACACGGCTTCCAGCTCAGCCAGCGCGCCGACTACTTCGAAGTCGAGGTCGGCCTCGAGACGACACTCAAGCGGCCCATCATCAACACCCGCGACGAACCCCACGCGGACGCGGAGAAATACCGCCGCCTCCACGTGATCATCGGCGACGCCAACCTGTCGGAGATCTCGACCTACCTGAAGCTGGGCACGACCGCGCTGGTCCTGTCCATGATCGAGGACGGCTTCATCGCGGTCGACCTCGCGGTCGACCAACCCGTACGGACCCTGCACCAGGTCTCCCACGACCCGACGCTCAAGCGCCTGATCACCCTGCGCAGCGGCCGCACACTCACCGCCGTCCAGCTCCAGATGGAGTACTACGAGCTCTCCCGCAAGTACGTCGAGGAGAGGTACGGCGCCGACGCGGACGACCAGACCAAGGACGTCCTGTCCCGCTGGGAGGACACCCTCAACCGCCTCGAGCACGACCCGATGAGCCTGGCGGGAGAGCTGGACTGGGTCGCCAAGCGGGAACTCATGGAGGGCTACCGCCGCCGCGACGGCCTCGACTGGGACGCCGCGAAGCTCCACCTCCTCGACCTCCAGTACGCCGACGTACGCCCCGAGAAGGGCCTGTACAACCGCCTCGCGGCCCGCGGGCGCATGAAGCGCCTCCTGGACGAGGCAGAGGTCGAGCGGGCCCGTAGGAAGCCACCGGAGGACACACGCGCCTACTTCCGGGGCCGCTGCCTCGAGCAGTACGCGGACGACGTCGCCGCCGCCTCCTGGGACTCGGTCATCTTCGACCTCCCCGGCCGGGACTCCCTGCAGCGCGTTCCAACCCTGGAACCGCTACGCGGAACGCGTAATCACGTCAAGGAGCTCCTGGACCGCTGCCGCACGGCCGAGGACCTGGTCAGGGTCCTGTCAGGCGGCTGA